Proteins from one Mytilus galloprovincialis chromosome 11, xbMytGall1.hap1.1, whole genome shotgun sequence genomic window:
- the LOC143051380 gene encoding uncharacterized protein LOC143051380 gives MACTGSQDLFQSAMECQSESSLQPPTPPSPQSPSVLSGFIGNRAVPIVVNLPVNNESRAVPTAATVTKKRKATAGDVHELQVVYFRGEIEKQKKEMKKLDLQIELLERIKAKEYQPMSLSQCLEALGTTN, from the exons ATGGCCTGTACAGGGTCCCAGGATTTATTTCAGTCAGCTATGGAATGCCAATCTGAGTCCTCACTACAACCTCCAACACCTCCTTCACCTCAGTCGCCATCAGTTCTCTCAGGGTTTATTGGTAACCGGGCAGTACCAATTGTGGTAAACCTACCTGTGAACAATGAATCCCGTGCCGTCCCTACAGCTGCTACAGTGACAAAGAAGAGAAAAGCCACAGCAGGAGATGTTCATGAGCTTCAG GTTGTGTATTTTAGGGGTGAAATTGAAAAACAGAAGAAGGAGATGAAAAAGCTGGACTTGCAAATAGAACTGCTGGAGAGAATCAAGGCAAAGGAATACCAGCCAATGTCGCTGTCACAGTGTCTAGAGGCTCTTGGTACTACCAACTAA